The proteins below come from a single uncultured Carboxylicivirga sp. genomic window:
- a CDS encoding M3 family metallopeptidase, with amino-acid sequence MKYLSYLFIVFCIMATSCQESTKKEKNPFFEEYTTEFKAPPFDQIKESDYLPAFKEGIKQQEEEIEAILKNSEQPDFNNTILAFDKSGELLSKVGSVFYNIRETDSNDQLKAIAREATPLMTKHSDNISMNLDLFKRVKVVYDNRKNSGLTPSQIRVVEKYYRDFVRNGAELSADDQEKLKKLNAELSLLQLKFGENQLAETNENFSLIVDKKEDLAGLPDGVIEAAALTASQNGQEGKWMFTLQKPSLIPFLQYAENRDLREKLYRGYFMRGNNNNEFDNKEVAIKMADLRAEKAKLLGFNTYAEYVIDDNMAKTPQKVYEFLDQLWKPALQRSKTELKEMQAIIDAEGGDFELQSWDWWYYAEKLRKAKYDLDESQIIPYFKLDHVRDGMFWVANQLYGITFTATNKVPVYNDEVEVFEVKESDGTHLGLLYLDYFPRNGKGPGAWCTGFRESITRDGVKTAPLVSVVCNFTKPTGDTPALLNFDEVSTLFHEFGHALHGLFTSGEYKRTAGVVPQDYVELPSQVMENWAAEPQVLRHFAKHYKTGETIPDELIEKIQNSGHFNQGFATVEYLAASILDMDWHSLNAGTEVKDALLFEKASMNKIGLIDEIIPRYRTTYFGHIFDGGYAAGYYVYIWAEVLDADAFNAFKQSGDIFNQELAAKFRKHCLSECGEDEGMVQYVKFRGQEPTVDALLSKRGLN; translated from the coding sequence ATGAAATATTTAAGTTATTTATTTATTGTTTTTTGCATTATGGCTACATCATGTCAAGAATCTACGAAGAAAGAGAAAAATCCGTTTTTTGAGGAATATACTACTGAATTTAAGGCTCCTCCATTTGATCAAATTAAAGAATCGGATTATTTACCTGCGTTCAAAGAGGGTATTAAGCAGCAGGAAGAAGAAATTGAAGCCATTCTTAAAAATTCAGAACAGCCTGATTTTAATAATACTATTCTGGCTTTTGATAAGTCAGGTGAATTATTATCTAAAGTAGGGAGTGTTTTCTATAATATAAGAGAAACAGATAGTAATGATCAGCTAAAAGCTATTGCAAGAGAAGCTACTCCGTTAATGACTAAGCATAGCGATAATATTTCAATGAATCTTGATTTGTTTAAGAGGGTAAAAGTAGTTTACGACAATCGTAAGAATTCAGGTTTAACTCCGTCGCAAATTAGGGTAGTTGAAAAATATTACCGCGATTTTGTTCGTAATGGTGCTGAGCTAAGTGCTGATGATCAGGAAAAACTTAAAAAATTAAATGCTGAGCTTTCTTTGTTGCAGTTGAAATTTGGCGAAAATCAGTTAGCTGAAACCAATGAAAATTTTAGCTTGATTGTTGATAAGAAAGAAGATTTGGCTGGTTTGCCTGATGGAGTAATTGAGGCTGCGGCTTTAACTGCTAGTCAAAATGGTCAGGAGGGTAAATGGATGTTTACTCTTCAAAAGCCAAGTTTGATACCGTTTCTACAGTATGCTGAAAACAGAGATCTGAGAGAGAAGTTGTATCGTGGTTATTTTATGCGTGGTAATAACAACAATGAATTCGATAACAAAGAAGTAGCTATTAAAATGGCAGATCTGCGTGCTGAAAAAGCTAAGTTGTTAGGATTTAATACTTATGCCGAGTATGTGATTGATGATAATATGGCTAAAACCCCTCAAAAAGTGTATGAGTTTTTAGATCAATTATGGAAACCTGCTCTTCAAAGATCCAAAACTGAGCTAAAAGAGATGCAAGCAATAATTGATGCAGAAGGTGGAGATTTTGAGCTTCAAAGTTGGGATTGGTGGTATTATGCCGAAAAGCTGAGAAAAGCAAAATATGACCTTGATGAGTCGCAAATAATACCCTATTTTAAACTTGATCATGTGCGAGATGGTATGTTTTGGGTGGCTAATCAATTATATGGAATTACTTTTACTGCAACAAACAAAGTACCTGTTTACAATGATGAAGTAGAAGTTTTTGAGGTGAAAGAAAGTGATGGAACTCATTTAGGATTGTTATATCTCGATTATTTTCCTCGAAATGGCAAAGGGCCTGGTGCCTGGTGTACCGGTTTTCGCGAATCGATTACCCGTGATGGTGTAAAAACTGCTCCTTTGGTGTCAGTTGTATGTAACTTTACTAAGCCAACAGGTGATACTCCTGCCTTGTTAAACTTTGACGAGGTATCGACATTGTTTCATGAATTTGGTCATGCATTACACGGTTTGTTTACTTCTGGTGAGTATAAAAGAACAGCTGGAGTTGTTCCTCAGGATTACGTTGAATTGCCTTCGCAGGTAATGGAAAACTGGGCCGCTGAACCTCAGGTTTTAAGACATTTTGCAAAACACTATAAAACAGGTGAAACAATACCGGATGAATTGATTGAAAAAATTCAGAATAGTGGTCATTTTAATCAAGGCTTTGCAACAGTTGAATACCTTGCTGCCTCAATTTTGGATATGGATTGGCATAGTTTAAATGCCGGAACAGAGGTAAAAGATGCATTGCTGTTTGAAAAAGCTTCGATGAATAAAATTGGTTTGATTGATGAGATTATACCAAGATATCGTACTACCTATTTCGGACATATTTTTGATGGTGGATATGCGGCTGGTTACTATGTGTATATTTGGGCCGAAGTGTTAGATGCTGATGCGTTCAATGCATTTAAACAATCGGGAGATATATTTAACCAGGAATTGGCTGCTAAATTCCGTAAGCACTGTTTGTCGGAATGTGGTGAAGATGAAGGAATGGTTCAGTATGTAAAATTCAGAGGGCAGGAGCCTACTGTTGATGCTTTATTGTCAAAAAGAGGTTTGAATTAG
- a CDS encoding carbon-nitrogen hydrolase, translating into MKQDKLVVGVVQQSNVDSIHNNCKLLESNIRACAAKGAELIVLQELHNSLYFCQHETVDYFDLAETIPGPSTEFYGKIAKELGVVLVTSLFEKRAAGLYHNTAVVFEKDGSIAGKYRKMHIPDDPGFYEKFYFTPGDLGFEPIETSVGKLGVLVCWDQWYPEGARLMALKGAELLIYPTAIGWDTNDTPEEQERQLGAWTISQRAHAVANGLPVIVANRTGHENDPTGHSDGIKFWGNSFIAGPQGEILAKAPANEHCNIIQEVDMKRSEDVRRIWPFLRDRRIDAYGNIVKRFID; encoded by the coding sequence ATGAAACAAGATAAATTAGTGGTTGGAGTTGTGCAACAATCCAACGTTGATTCAATACACAATAATTGTAAGTTACTCGAAAGTAACATAAGAGCATGTGCAGCCAAAGGGGCAGAGTTAATTGTTTTGCAAGAGTTGCATAACAGTCTCTATTTTTGCCAGCACGAAACGGTTGATTATTTTGATTTGGCAGAAACTATTCCGGGACCATCAACTGAATTCTATGGCAAAATAGCTAAAGAGTTGGGTGTTGTTCTTGTTACCTCTTTATTCGAAAAAAGAGCTGCTGGCTTATATCATAACACAGCTGTTGTTTTTGAAAAAGATGGATCAATAGCTGGAAAGTACCGAAAAATGCATATACCTGATGATCCTGGATTTTACGAAAAATTCTATTTTACTCCGGGTGATTTGGGATTTGAGCCCATTGAAACTTCGGTTGGGAAATTGGGAGTGCTTGTTTGTTGGGATCAATGGTATCCCGAAGGAGCCCGATTGATGGCATTGAAAGGTGCTGAATTATTGATTTATCCTACAGCTATTGGTTGGGATACAAATGATACTCCAGAAGAGCAGGAGAGGCAGCTAGGTGCATGGACGATTTCGCAAAGAGCTCATGCTGTTGCAAATGGTTTGCCGGTAATTGTTGCCAATCGAACCGGACATGAAAATGATCCAACGGGTCATTCTGATGGAATTAAATTTTGGGGAAATAGTTTTATTGCCGGGCCGCAAGGTGAAATTTTAGCTAAAGCACCCGCTAATGAGCATTGTAATATTATTCAGGAAGTTGATATGAAGCGAAGTGAAGATGTTCGTCGTATTTGGCCATTTCTTCGCGATCGCAGAATTGATGCTTATGGAAATATTGTAAAAAGGTTTATCGATTAA
- a CDS encoding agmatine deiminase family protein — MKEFPAEWFEQSAVQLTWPDASTDWKDNLEEVIPVFQNIAEKISEDQKVIIVAQNPTDVQELLSKNKRISILKCEIDDTWARDHGGISIFDDSKPVVLDFGYNAWGNKFAYKKDNAITHHQFRSEVFNSDVSYAHHLDFIMEGGSIESDGKGTILTTSECLLSKERNPHLSKAEIEEELKKRLGAKRVLWLNNGYLAGDDTDSHIDTLARFVNESTIAYVACEDENDEHYVTLKAMEDELKALKQDNGEPYNLVKLPMADAVCEDGERLPATYANFLITNSKVLVPTYQSPKDEVAIAILVQLFADRQVVGVNCLPLIKQHGSLHCVTMQFPKGFIK, encoded by the coding sequence ATGAAAGAATTTCCTGCAGAATGGTTTGAACAAAGTGCTGTTCAGTTAACATGGCCTGATGCCTCAACCGATTGGAAAGATAATCTGGAAGAGGTAATTCCTGTTTTTCAAAATATTGCTGAAAAAATCAGTGAGGATCAGAAAGTGATTATAGTTGCTCAAAATCCTACTGATGTTCAAGAATTATTGTCTAAAAACAAAAGGATATCCATTTTAAAATGTGAAATAGACGATACATGGGCGCGTGATCATGGAGGTATTTCAATATTTGATGATAGTAAACCCGTGGTTCTCGATTTTGGATATAATGCATGGGGCAATAAGTTCGCATATAAAAAAGATAATGCGATAACTCACCATCAATTTAGGTCTGAGGTGTTTAATTCAGATGTAAGTTATGCACATCATCTCGATTTTATTATGGAAGGGGGCAGTATTGAATCTGATGGTAAAGGAACTATTCTTACAACTTCGGAATGTTTACTTTCTAAAGAACGAAATCCTCATTTAAGTAAAGCCGAGATTGAAGAGGAATTAAAAAAGCGTTTGGGTGCCAAAAGGGTTTTGTGGTTAAATAATGGATATTTGGCGGGTGATGATACCGATAGCCATATTGATACATTGGCGCGTTTTGTTAATGAGAGCACCATTGCTTATGTTGCTTGCGAAGATGAAAATGATGAGCATTACGTGACTTTAAAAGCTATGGAAGACGAGTTGAAGGCTTTGAAACAAGATAACGGGGAGCCTTATAACCTTGTGAAATTACCAATGGCAGATGCTGTATGTGAAGATGGTGAGAGATTGCCTGCAACTTATGCAAACTTTTTGATTACTAATTCTAAAGTTTTAGTCCCAACTTATCAATCCCCAAAGGATGAGGTTGCAATCGCTATCTTGGTGCAGTTGTTTGCAGATCGTCAGGTAGTTGGAGTCAATTGCTTACCTTTGATTAAACAACATGGATCATTGCATTGTGTTACCATGCAGTTTCCAAAGGGATTTATTAAATAA